The following proteins are encoded in a genomic region of Triticum dicoccoides isolate Atlit2015 ecotype Zavitan chromosome 1B, WEW_v2.0, whole genome shotgun sequence:
- the LOC119350030 gene encoding formin-like protein 20, giving the protein MPCPTPPPSSSGLSPPHPGRPTDLSRGRPTPPPPSSGEADQATTPQHHHAAPCLLVPLGHNATPTAPSSTAAAPTRRRGATNSPESIHNRHSKNQRLCLACADPESGLPAHGNGLSPQPPTPAIELLRHFLAPPPSFPRQAWSRCGLPPPEGTARATPLPINSPARPRSSHPPSTSRRVDQKCITLACVEGLRSHPTTAPRRRSPPPPASRGGSLLSTILDHLLRRLYEQDVLLAFRSMLVVLFSNFRRGCAFVIEDVQS; this is encoded by the exons ATGCCGTGCCCAACCCCTCCACCTTCCTCTAGCGGGCTCTCGCCGCCGCATCCTGGTCGCCCGACGGACCTGAGCCGCGGCCGCCCCACCCCGCCACCACCTTCCTCCGGTGAAGCCGACCAGGCCACTACCCCACAG CACCACCATGCCGCCCCGTGCCTCCTCGTCCCGCTCGGACACAACGCTACCCCCACGGCTCCTTCCTCCACCGCTGCTGCGCCCACTCGCCGCCGTGGAGCCACCAACAGTCCCGAATCCATCCACAACAGGCACTCAAAAAATCAGCGACTATGCCTTGCCTGCGCGGATCCGGAGTCAGGCTTGCCGGCGCACGGGAATGGGCTGAGCCCCCAGCCCCCCACCCCCGCAATTGAGCTCCTCCGCCATTTTCTTGCTCCACCTCCCTCTTTCCCCCGGCAGGCCTGGTCGCGGTGCGGTCTTCCTCCCCCGGAGGGAACTGCTCGCGCCACGCCGCTCCCCATCAATTCCCCTGCTCGACCTCGCAGTTCACATCCTCCCTCTACCTCGCGTCGTGTCGACCAAAAGTGCATCA CTCTGGCGTGCGTGGAAGGGCTCCGGTCACATCCAACAACTGCCCCTAGACGACGAAGTCCACCACCTCCAGCATCACGCGGTGGCTCCCTCCTCTCCACCATTCTTGATCATCTGCTTCGGCGTTTATACGAGCAAGATGTGCTACTCG CGTTCCGCTCGATGTTGGTGGTGCTTTTCTCAAATTTTAGGCGAGGATGTGCCTTCGTCATCGAGGACGTGCAGTCCTAG